One Mercurialis annua linkage group LG3, ddMerAnnu1.2, whole genome shotgun sequence DNA window includes the following coding sequences:
- the LOC126671740 gene encoding fe(2+) transport protein 1-like gives MAASSKFNLAVLIILSLALTAFAECESKSGPGGGECRSKAKSLKLKLIAIASILITSMIGVCLPLFSHSVPALKPDKELFSIVKAFASGVILATGYMHVLPDSFDDLTSDCLPENPWRKFPFTTFVAMLSALVTLMVDSFAMSHYKKLGASGGGSYLHNHHHVQEKIGNGGSGELGIVKDEVKPENENATSEVLLRHRVVAQVLELGIVVHSVVIGLSMGASDNQCTIRPLIAALCFHQLFEGMGLGGCILQAEYGTRMKAIMVFFFSATTPFGIALGIGLSNIYSENSPTALIVVGLLNASSAGLLNYMALVDLLAADFMGPKLQQNVKLQIKAYLAVLLGVGGMSLMAKWA, from the exons ATGGCAGCGAGTTCAAAATTCAATCTCGCTGTTCTCATAATTCTCTCGTTAGCACTAACAGCATTTGCAGAGTGCGAGTCAAAATCCGGTCCCGGCGGCGGAGAATGTCGAAGCAAGGCGAAATCATTGAAGCTAAAGCTGATCGCAATAGCTTCAATCTTGATCACGAGCATGATCGGAGTATGTTTACCGTTGTTTTCGCATTCGGTTCCGGCATTGAAGCCTGACAAAGAATTATTCTCTATTGTTAAAGCTTTTGCGTCCGGTGTTATTCTAGCAACTGGCTATATGCATGTGTTACCTGACTCTTTTGATGACTTGACATCGGACTGTTTGCCGGAGAATCCTTGGAGGAAGTTTCCGTTCACGACTTTTGTGGCTATGTTGTCCGCTTTGGTGACGCTTATGGTGGATTCGTTTGCGATGAGTCATTATAAGAAGCTAGGTGCGAGCGGCGGTGGCAGTTAtcttcataatcatcatcatgtTCAGGAGAAGATTGGAAATGGAGGGAGTGGTGAATTAGGGATTGTTAAGGATGAGGTGAAACCTGAAAATGAGAATGCTACTTCTGAAGTTTTGTTGAGGCATCGTGTCGTAGCTCAG GTATTAGAACTTGGAATTGTAGTACACTCGGTTGTGATTGGTTTGTCAATGGGAGCATCAGATAACCAATGCACAATAAGACCACTTATAGCAGCTCTCTGCTTCCATCAACTCTTTGAAGGAATGGGTCTCGGAGGCTGCATTCTACAg GCTGAGTATGGAACGAGGATGAAGGCAATAATGGTATTTTTCTTCTCAGCAACTACACCATTTGGAATTGCACTAGGCATTGGGTTGTCGAATATATACAGTGAGAACAGTCCAACTGCTCTGATTGTGGTGGGATTATTGAATGCTTCATCAGCAGGATTACTGAATTATATGGCATTGGTTGATCTGTTAGCAGCTGATTTTATGGGGCCTAAGTTGCAGCAGAATGTTAAGCTTCAGATAAAAGCTTATCTTGCAGTTTTACTAGGGGTTGGAGGCATGTCTCTCATGGCTAAATGGGCTTAG